Proteins from a single region of Schistocerca gregaria isolate iqSchGreg1 chromosome 3, iqSchGreg1.2, whole genome shotgun sequence:
- the LOC126354069 gene encoding uncharacterized protein LOC126354069, which translates to MPVVLYGSQTWSTRKQDLKRLLTFERKVIRKIFEPVRDQTTGEWRRRHNTELEELYKEPNILGVMRSKILQWAGHVRMEATGWPKITMDWIPSGSRPVGRPRKRWINGMREDLLQLGVMENWRQIAEDRDGWRALTVVARGRLGLIARIELNPI; encoded by the coding sequence atgccagtagtactttatggttctcaaacctggagcactcgaaaacaagaccttaagcgactgctaacatttgaaaggaaagtcatCAGGAAAATATTTGaaccagtcagagatcagactactggagaatggagaagacgccataacactgaattagaagagctgtacaaggagcctaacatcttgggagtgatgagaagcaaaatactgcaatgggctggacatgttagaatggaggcaacaggatggcccaaaatcacaatggactggatcccgtcaggcagcagaccagtgggaagacctagaaagaggtggatcaATGGAatgagagaagacctgttgcagctgggagtcatggaaaactggagacagatagcagaagacagagacgggtggagagctctaactgtggtggcgcgcggtcGTCTGGGTCTGATCGCGAGAATTGAATTGAACCCCATCTAA